In Streptomyces sclerotialus, the DNA window CGGGGCCCGCGCGCAGGATGTCGACGTACGGCTTGAGGCTGTCGACACCCAGGCCGGCGAGCAGGTCGGCGGCCTCGGCCGGCTGCCGGAAGCCGCACAGGCCGTCGAAGGGCGTGAGCGCGCAGATCAGCTCGGGCTTGTGGTTGGCGTCCTTGTAGTTGCGGTGCGGTGCGTCGATCGGGACGCCGCGCCGCTCCTCGTCGGCGAAGCCCTCCTTGGCCTGCGCGAGGTCGGGGTGGACCTGGAGGGAGAGCGGCGAACCGGCCGCGAGCAGCTTCAGCAGGAAGGGCAGCCGGGGGCCGAAGGCGCGGACGGCGTCGGGGCCGAGCTCGTCCTCGGGGTCCTCGTCGATGATCTCGGCGAGGGACTGCGGACCGATGCCCCGGTCGACGCGGGACGGCGCGCCGGGGTGGGCGCCCATCCACATCTCCGCCTGCGGCTCACCGGTCGGCTCGACGCCGAGGAGGTAAGGGATCGCGGTGGTGGAACCCCAGGCGTAGGGGCGCACGGTGTTGGTGAGGCGGTCCATTGCGGGCGGGCTCCTGCAGTGGTCGGTAGGGGTCGGGGTGACGGCCGGGCGGGTGGTGGAGCGGAGCGGCGGCGGTCGGCAGGGCCACCCGCGCACCGCCCCGCCTCATGATCCCTCGGCTCCGGCGAGCGCCAGGTAAACGGCGGCGAAATCCGTGGTGGCCAGGAGTTGTGCGGCGTTCTCCAGGGGGCTGCCCTCGTGTTCCGCCTCCAGCTCGCTGACCGGGGTGTCCCGTTCCAGGGCGAGGTCGCGGGCGGCGGGTGCGGGCGACAGCGGTCCGGGCGGGCCCTCGCGGAGCAGCAGGGCACGGGCGTGCAGGGGCTCGGGCTGCTCGACCCGGTCGCGGAAGAAGTCGTCCGGGTCGGCGCCGGCCGCGAGCGCTCCGGCCAGCAGCATGCGGTGGGCGGTGAGCGCTTCGGGGAGTTCGGCGGCGAGCGCGGGACGGCCCGCGAGGCCGGTGAGTACGGCCGCGAAGTGCCGGCCGACGGCGCCCGCGACCGTGCCCTCGGTCCAGATCAGCGGGAGGCTGCCGGCGAGCTCGGCGGCGAGGGTCTTGGCCGGGTTGCCGTACGTGGCGGTGGCCGGGCCGCACTCGGCGGCGACCTGGTCGAGCTTGTCGGCGAGCCGGGCCAGTTCGTCGGCCGGTGCCGCGAGCAGCCCGATGCGGTCGGCGAGCGCGAGCAGCGGGGTGAGCAGCGACCAGAGGGTGCCGGGCGCCGCCGGCGGCGCGCCCTCGACGTCGAACTCGCCGTCGTACGGCGTGGTGGCGAGCGGTACGACCAGTCCGCGGGCCTGGGCGATGGCGTCGGCGAGCGGGCTGCCGGCCGGGGTGACGCCCACGACGGAGCAGCCCCGGCGGTAGGCGTTCTCGACCAGCTCGGCCAGGCCGGCGTCGGCGCCGTCGGGGCCCGCGACGAGCAGCAGGTCCAGCGAGCCCGTCCAGCCCGGCAGGGACCAGCGCAGCGCGCCCGGGACGGGGGCCACGCCGGTGGGCCGGATCAGCGACACGGGGCAGCTGC includes these proteins:
- a CDS encoding SIS domain-containing protein, which codes for MLDESLLDAPEALAEADRYGLLRAVAESGARVRTAARNAAEAGIPALAPDGRPRTVLVAGPSPAAPCVADLFGALGGGSCPVSLIRPTGVAPVPGALRWSLPGWTGSLDLLLVAGPDGADAGLAELVENAYRRGCSVVGVTPAGSPLADAIAQARGLVVPLATTPYDGEFDVEGAPPAAPGTLWSLLTPLLALADRIGLLAAPADELARLADKLDQVAAECGPATATYGNPAKTLAAELAGSLPLIWTEGTVAGAVGRHFAAVLTGLAGRPALAAELPEALTAHRMLLAGALAAGADPDDFFRDRVEQPEPLHARALLLREGPPGPLSPAPAARDLALERDTPVSELEAEHEGSPLENAAQLLATTDFAAVYLALAGAEGS